TCAAAAAAAATCAACCGGTTTTTATCACTTAATCGAGTATAAAGATGCAGGTCAGGTTGTTCGTGACTTTGAAGTTGCTTTTAAACGAGACGAGAGAATCTTACGCTTTTTAACCGTCAAACTCGACAAACATGCAGTTGCATACAATGAGAAAAAACGCAAAAAAGCAAAAGAAGAATCTGTTGAAAAAGAAAGCAAATAGTTATTAACCCTTTAAATCATCAAAATGGCACAGTCAAGTACAGATATTAAATATCTAACTCCCATAGCGGTTGATACTAAAAAGAAAAAGTATTGCCGATTTAAAAAGAGTGGAATAAAATACATCGATTATAAAGATGCTAATTTCCTTTTGAAATTTGTGAATGAGCAAGGTAAAATTTTACCTCGACGCCTTACAGGTACCTCAACAAAGTATCAGAAGAAAGTATCGCAGGCAATTAAACGCGCCCGTCACATTGCGTTAATGCCTTATGTTGCAGAT
The nucleotide sequence above comes from Bacteroidota bacterium. Encoded proteins:
- the rpsR gene encoding 30S ribosomal protein S18 gives rise to the protein MAQSSTDIKYLTPIAVDTKKKKYCRFKKSGIKYIDYKDANFLLKFVNEQGKILPRRLTGTSTKYQKKVSQAIKRARHIALMPYVADLLK
- the rpsF gene encoding 30S ribosomal protein S6, producing MNQYETVFIMTPVLSDDQMKEAVKKYQDFLKEKGAEIVHEEYWGLKKLAYPIQKKSTGFYHLIEYKDAGQVVRDFEVAFKRDERILRFLTVKLDKHAVAYNEKKRKKAKEESVEKESK